The window TCTCCACACTCTTTAAccctattattaaaaattttattttggtgatTTTAACAAATTGCATTGTGTAAAGTTTAGATAAATTGTAATTCTACCTCTTCAGAAGATCAGCTGGGAGGGCCTGCTCGCTGAAATTCCAGCTCTTGTAGATTACGGCGGACATCTCCATGGCATATTTCCCTGGGAAGACGATTGACTCAATGATGCCACCAGCATTGATGAGGGCCTGCCGAGCGAGGGCGTTTATGTTCATCGTGTCACGGTAGTGGGGGCTTAGCAGCTTGTAGATCGGATGGACAACACTGAGGTGACGGTTCGTTGCGAGCACAAATGGTTCCATAATTGCATGCGTGTTCAGCCTGCAACCATGTAATCAGTTCAGTGTAGTTTTATTGGATGGCTGATGTGATACGGATCTCAAATGAAGATAGTAAGAACCGAGTAAGTTAAGGCTTTGTAGCAATTTTTCCAGACCAGTGGCTAATAAGTTCATGGTAGCCCGAGTCGTTAACGCAGACATAAGCCTTTGCAAGCTGCCAAATGGATCCCTCAATCCCCTTATCAGCTGGCGTGAAGACCCTGCTTATGATGCCATGTTGCTCTCCATCCGGATGCGGCAAGCTGAGTTCAATTGCCACTGGTTTCAGAGTTTGATCCCCTTTTAGGAATAATAGAGTTCGAGTGGCATATGTCTTATTGGATGTGTTGGAGTTTATGCGATTTATGTAAGGTATCAAAGCGTCATGGAGATCCAAGATGAATAGCTTGTTGCTCTCCAGTGCCTGAAAACATGGCAAAGCCATCAAACCATGACAAACTTCTTTGCGCTGCATCCTTTGATAATATAGATAGTTTATGTTTAATTAATTGTACCTGATCTACTGTCAGACCGTCCAAGTTTTTCTCGATGTGTGCTGCTGTTATGGAGCTGGTTTGGTTGCCATATTTGTTAGGATCAAGCTTGCTGGTTGGAGGGAACACGTGGAGACGACTAATCATGAGAGGGTTCACTCCTGCCAGCATTTCTCGAGCAAATTCTTCGTCGCTTTGCCATGCAAATTTCTCGACTAAAAAGAAGTAAAGAAAACAGTGAAGGATCAGCAAAATTTTGCTTAGCTTATCCATCCATGACTTTGCCCGCTCAGAGAAGTAATTGGAGTTACCTTGGGTGACATGGGGAAGGGGGAACTTAAGTAGGCGCTGGTTGCCTTCAGTGCGGAGCATTTCCTTGACCATCTCGAACGGGATTCTTTCTCTGATCTCATCCAGCAGAGGAACATTGGGCACTGGTAGACCCCCTTCGTAGAGTCTAAAAACTTCTTCAAATGAGTCGAACTCATTCCGGGTCTGGCCCAAAATGGCATCAAGGATTGGTTTCAGTGACTGGATCAGTGCCTTGATGGAGTACGTAAGGAAGTCCGACATCTTAACATGTCCGAAACGCTCATCTCGGGGGACATAGATATCAAGGCCGAGGATCAATCTGCTTTCAGAATTGGGATCTGCATGAAGCAAACACAAACGATATGGTTAACGGACACGGGTTTGTCAATTGTTTCGACTTAATTCTCTGCTTTGAGTCGACTTTAGCAGCATTACCAGTCTTGGTTGGTGCTCGGTTGGTTCTTCCCCTGCGAGGGTAGGGATACTCTGCTGACCCTCCAAGAACTGGGCGTGCCATCTCCGGACCGGCATCTGGGTTTCCCAGATCATTGTAGTGTGCGTAGTTATAAACCCGGTCCCATTCCTGCAGGGTCTCGGTCACATCTTCCCCTCTAAGATGACGGAGCTCATCTTCTCTGTAAGGTCGCAGAGGCGCTGGTGTGTCTCCTGGGAGGTATGTCTGCAGTTGGGTTTTAGAATTTGTTGAACAAATCTTATAATATGATAGGAACCGTCTTAAATAATTCTAGTTAATTATAACTAAGAGTAAAAAGAATCTGTTAAACCAGAAATGCCACTATTTTAAGCTAGTAAAGTTATTGGGTGTTGGATATGCAACACATTAGGAGCGACAGATTAATCAGAAGTCCCATTTAATGAATTTGCGACGGCACTTGCAACCAGCTTACCCGTGGAAGGTTCAGAATTTAGTCCAATCTGACAATCTTATACGGCTctccatccatttcaaatcatGCAAGGCCAAGATATCTCAAAATCTATTATCAAGAACGCTGCGTGCGTGATCTTAATTTATCTGCTTGGCTTTTGTCTATCATTACTATCATATGTGCACTTCTgtaatatttttatcttttatttatttgtttgtatgTTAATTATTAGCATTACGGGAGTTGTTAGCCCACTACGGTCACCCACGACTACTCACACTATTGGCGAAGAAGATCCGGTCGTATTTATACTT of the Phoenix dactylifera cultivar Barhee BC4 unplaced genomic scaffold, palm_55x_up_171113_PBpolish2nd_filt_p 002398F, whole genome shotgun sequence genome contains:
- the LOC120109566 gene encoding linoleate 9S-lipoxygenase 6-like: MILGGIGSTVGSVVGGIGSTVGSVVGGIGGTVGSIIGGAQGNVEGTVVLMKKNVLDITDFGATLLDDVHELLGQGVSLQLVSATVGDPNNGNRGIVGKPAYLESYITSLPSLAAGESTFSVTFDWNENHGIPGAVIVKNQHSAQFFLKTVTLENFLGKGRIHFVCNSWVYPVDKYKYDRIFFANSTYLPGDTPAPLRPYREDELRHLRGEDVTETLQEWDRVYNYAHYNDLGNPDAGPEMARPVLGGSAEYPYPRRGRTNRAPTKTDPNSESRLILGLDIYVPRDERFGHVKMSDFLTYSIKALIQSLKPILDAILGQTRNEFDSFEEVFRLYEGGLPVPNVPLLDEIRERIPFEMVKEMLRTEGNQRLLKFPLPHVTQVEKFAWQSDEEFAREMLAGVNPLMISRLHVFPPTSKLDPNKYGNQTSSITAAHIEKNLDGLTVDQALESNKLFILDLHDALIPYINRINSNTSNKTYATRTLLFLKGDQTLKPVAIELSLPHPDGEQHGIISRVFTPADKGIEGSIWQLAKAYVCVNDSGYHELISHWLNTHAIMEPFVLATNRHLSVVHPIYKLLSPHYRDTMNINALARQALINAGGIIESIVFPGKYAMEMSAVIYKSWNFSEQALPADLLKRGVAVEDLTSPDKIRLLIKDYPYAVDGLAVWSAIEAWVNEYCSIYYPGDAVVQADAELQAWWKEIREVGHGDKKDEPWWPKMQTVGELMSTCTTIIWVASALHTAVNFGQYPYFGYIPNRPMLSRRFMPEPGSAEYEMLKTEPEKAFMRCTMSQVQTIMGVAILEILSTHASEEVYLGQRDAPEWTTDQKALEAFRRFGERLKEIEARILAMNDDPSLKNRKGPVFMPYTLLFPTGERGISAKGIPNSISI